A genomic segment from Salvia splendens isolate huo1 chromosome 13, SspV2, whole genome shotgun sequence encodes:
- the LOC121760474 gene encoding uncharacterized protein LOC121760474, with amino-acid sequence MGDPANAETWIRAIERIFKFLRCTNQERLSCVIYQLTESAEYWWETKQRTMSREQLDALTWENFKEELYDMYIPRSYRKAKEAEFYNLKQGRMTVTEYDRALCDMSRYAPEQVNTDEKMAEKFCDGLRHEIRMALACRGRLSYAE; translated from the coding sequence atgggagatccggCTAACGCTGAAACATGGATACGTGCCATAGAGCGCATAtttaaattcctaaggtgcaccaATCAGGAACGTCTATCTTGCGTGATCTACCAGCTCACTGAGTCCGCAGAATATTGGTGGGAGACCAAGCAGCGAACGATGTCGCGTGAACAACTGGACGCCCTAACTTGGGAAAACTTCAAAGAGGAATTATATGATATGTATATTCCGAGGAGTTACCGTAAAGCTAAAGAGGCTGAATTCTACAATCTGAAGCAAGGGCGGATGACAGTGActgaatatgaccgtgccctatgcgATATGTCTCGTTATGCGCCAGAACAAGTGAATACTGATGAGAAAATGGCGGAGAAATTTTGTGATGGTTTGAGACACGAAATAAGAATGGCCTTGGCATGCCGTGGaagactctcgtatgccgaATAA
- the LOC121760475 gene encoding translation initiation factor IF-2-like: MQGGDANSPGYGDWGYDNFPNQTWSPHSPQFRVQPSQQRNLVRQPSGFGDYRPNMDVINNPSQQFQSSQFQYSPSPLSESDRYTWEQLMGTPETPTSGSVEMEAPTGGRRTGGGGRRGGGGSGRRGGGGGGRGGREHGPTGGGRGGDREPATGDGRGGGDRRGEKYNDDESLAVARAWEAVTTNPVIGTDQTDICFWRRVLTVYNGFKPEGSAGRD, encoded by the coding sequence atgcaaggtggagatgcTAATTCCCCGGGGTATGGAGACTGGGGATACGACAACTTCCCCAATCAGACGTGGAGTCCGCACTCGCCCCAATTCCGGGTCCAGCCATCCCAGCAGAGGAACTTGGTTCGCCAACCATCGGGGTTCGGGGATTACCGACCGAATATGGACGTGATCAACAACCCGTCCCAGCAattccaatcctcccaattccaatACTCTCCATCTCCTCTGTCTGAATCTGATAGATACACATGGGAACAGTTGATGGGTACACCGGAGACCCCGACATCCGGTAGTGTGGAGATGGAGGCCCCCACCGGGGGTCGCCGAACCGGCGGTGGTGGGaggcgaggcggcggcggtAGTGGAAGgcgaggcggtggcggtggggGGCGAGGCGGCAGAGAACATGGGCCCACCGGCGGCGGGCGAGGCGGAGACAGAGAGCCGGCCACCGGGGATGGCCGAGGCGGTGGTGATCGGCGGGGCGAGAAGTACAACGACGACGAATCCCTTGCTGTTGCGCGGGCTTGGGAGGCGGTCACGACGAATCCGGTCATCGGCACAGATCAGACCGACATTTGCTTCTGGAGGCGCGTCCTGACTGTGTACAACGGCTTCAAACCAGAAGGCAGTGCCGGACGTGATTAA